The window TTAAATAAACTGGTTTTACCTCGTTATGCCAAACGTCTTCTTCAATTAATTCATATTTGATAATCTTTTTAAAGACTTCTGTAATGAGTCCTTCACGATAAATCGTTCCATCAATATCAAAAAATGCTGCAATTTTCGTCATGTTATCCCTCCATTTTTATCGTTTGATTCACTAATGATTCATTCATTAAAATCTTAATCTTATTGTTAACCAATGCTGTTCCGACTATTATAACAAACTCAAATAAAAAATCAATACATTTATCTTTTAAAATCGTGACTTGTTATATCATACGTCAACCTTTCAAAAGATAAACAAAAAATCAAGACATCTTTATTGTTTACAAATAAGCCAATCAATTCAGATTATTGTTTTAGCGTCAAAAAACTTTAGAGCTAGTCAATGTATTCTCTTTTAGTTAGCGTACTGAAAAAAGACTGCATCCTAATTAATACAGTCTTTTAGCTTATCTACTCAAGTTTATTAAAACAAATTTTTACTTTTTCAATTCGTTTATCTTTGATACCTTCTACTTTAAATAAAACATCTTCAACTTCAACCATGCACTCTTCTGATTCATTAGGAATATAGTCTATTTGATTAATTAAAAACCCACCTAATGTATCATAATCATCTGTTTCTTCATCGATTTTTAGATTTAGTTTATCGTTTAATTCTTTAATGGTAATTAATCCATTAACAAGATAAGTCGTATTGTCTACTTTTTTAATAGCAGGATCATCTTCATCGTATTCGTCATTAATATCCCCCATGACTTCCTCGATAAGATCTTCAATCGTCACAATTCCTGAAAATCCACCATATTCATCAATTAAGACAGCTAAATGATTTTTTGACTTTTGTAACTCTTTAAATAATTGATCAATATTTTTACATTCAGGTACAAAAGAAGGAGTATGAAGGAGTTTTCTAATGTCAACTTTCTCAAATCCTACCTTGTAAGCTTCATTAAAAAAGTCTTTAAGGTATAAAACACCTATAATGTTATCAATATCACCTTCATAAACCGGAATACGTGAATATTTCTCATCTAACAATTCATTAATACATAGCTTTTGCTCGATATTAATCATGTAGACTTCCGTTCGCGGAGTCATGACTTCTTTAGCTAGCTTATCATCAAAATCAAAGATACTATTAATCATTTCTTTTTCAATTTGATTAATCACACCATGCTCTTCTCCTGCATCTACAAGTGATTTAATTTCTTCACGTGATACTTTTTCTTCTAAGTCAGAATCATTGATCCCGAGTAAATGAAGTAATAAGTTGGTTGATAAAGATAACAATTTAACAAATGGTTTCGTTAGTTTAGAAACAAAGACAATCGGTCTGACCGATAACATCGCAATCTGTTCTGATTTTTGTAAAGCAATTCGCTTTGGCACTAACTCACCAAAAACGAGCGTAAAATAAGATAACAGCAAGGTAATCACAACAAGTGCAACTGACTGTGCATAAGGAACTCCAATTTGTGATAGGTAATATCCTACCACCTCTGAAACGCCAGTTGCTGCTGATGCACTTGAGAAAAATCCTGCTAACGTAATCCCTACTTGAATCGTTGATAAAAACTTATTTGGTTCTTCTAATAACTGAACAAGTAAGGTTGCTCTCTTATTTCCATCATCTGCTAACATTTTCATTCGATTTCGATTGACTGAAACAATCGCCATCTCTGCTGAAGCAAAGAATGCATTTAACGCGGTTAATACGAAAATCAAAATAAATTGTGAAATTAAACTCGTCGGCTCGGGGTCCATAAACTTTATCTCTCCTCTATATTATAAAATTTACGCTTATTCTAGCATATGGAAGATTATTCCGTAAGATATATCTTTATAATTACATAAAATTTCTACTTATTATATATATCTATTAGAACATCTTCTCTACTTCTCATATCATATTCAATTCATCTTATCAGGGTAACACCTCTACTTAGAGTTTATAACTCTTCCTACTTACTGGTTTTGATCTTTTTAAGAGTCATTTAAGTAAAAGTTTACGTTATAAAAAAGATTGTATTCCTCACTTAAATTTGTGGATATAGGCATCATACCAATCTGTTTTCCATCCTTGTTCTTTGCAAAATGATAATAACTCATTTTCGTCATTAATTCCACGTTCAGTAATCAGTCGATGAGTTTCCTTATTCACAATTAAGCCATTATCAATATGATCCGATAGTTCACGATACATGGCTTGACTCCGAATATGCGAAAATTCACAACTTCTAATAATAAGTGGCTCTCCTGTTAATTCATCATGCGTGAGTTTATATTTCGTACGGCGCTTCTTTTTTAATTTTTTACGTGCCTCATTTAACGTGTAGTCATATTCTAATCGTTGTAATCTTACACTTTCACAAGTATTAATCGCATCATAAAATTTCTTAGAGGCTTCTAAATTCAGTCCCTTTTTTCCCGCTCCATTTTCTTCAATTGTTTTGGCTAATAGTTCTAATACTTTATATCCTCTGATATAAAGCTCTCCGTTAAAGTTACACTTAAATTCACTCGATAATCTCATAACTAAAAACTGTGCATTTGCTTTATTAGTTCGTATAATACTGTGTAATTTGTTCTTTTTAACCCACATCCATCCTTTTTCATCAATGAGGATACTATCTCGCCAGGCTCGTTGTAATTCTGATTTAACTTTTTGGGTAATTTGATTTTCAAGCACTGGTTCTGTATAGTTTAAATCCTTTCCTTGTCGGTATGGTATAAGCTCATTTTTCACAGTAATAATTAATCCCTCCCAACCATTTGATTATATAAATCATTCAGTTGAGCCATCGCTTCACTTGCCTTTTGATGATGACAAAGATCGGGGTGAATCACTTTAGAAATTTTATCTCGCCATGATTTAGCTTGACGTTGATCACTGAAATGCGTACTTTTAATATTCAGTTTATTCATTCGTAACTGTCCATCTAACTCTGTTAAATAAAAAATATACTCACTAGCAAGACTAGTAAAGTAATCACTGTCATTAACACGATCATTAACTCGTTCTTTACTCACTTCAACTGATGGATGTTCATTTACTTTTAATGTTTCAAGTTTTTGTTTAAAACTACTAATAGCCTCTATTAGTTCGTTCCAACTACGACCGGTAATATGAATATGTTTTCCCCCATCAAGCTTAATTTGCCTTCTAACTTCATTAAAAGTTCCTAATTGTTTTAGTTCTTCTGAATCTTTAACTTTTAACCACTCCAAACGAATCCCCCCATTTCACTATCATCTATTATCACTGTATTCAGAAAAAAGAGGTAATATGAACAGAAAAAAGCATCGATCATTTCCTCAATCATCGATGCTTTTTTTATATGTATTTATTCATTTCTAACACGATTTTTAAAAACAAATGATCGAATTGTTACTCAGACATCTTAAAGTAAAATGAATCGACCACTAGTCTAACTTAAATATTATCTCTCATAAGAGATGTCCTAAACTTACGTTTATCTTGAGATGGGAACTAAAACGTCACAAATTTTTAATTTATTTGAATCATCCTTCATGAGTTGCCACATTTCTAATTGAGCATTCATCACAGGTTTACGCGGTGCGACAAGTTTGTAACTTCCATCTGATTGTAGTTCGTACGCATTCGTATTATCACTTAAATAAATCTCTAAAATTTGTTTCATCTTTTCTTTAATGGTTTCATCTTCAACAATTCCCATCGTTTCTACGCGTCGACTTAAATTACGATACATCCAATCAGCACTTGAAATATAAAACTCCTCATCTCCATCATTATAAAAATAATAAATGCGACTATGCTCGAGCAATCGTCCAACAATACTTCGTACTGTAATATGATCACTAACTCCTTTAAGTTGTGGACGTAAGCAACAAACTCCTCTAACAATTAATTCAATTTTAACGCCTGCCGCTGATGCTTCGTACAATTTCGTAATGAGTTGTTTATCATATAATCCATTCATCTTAGCAATAATATGTGCCTTTTTTCCCGCTTTAGCATGTTTAATTTCTCGATCAATGAGCATTTCAAACTTTAAACGCAGTTTATGAGGAGCAATCGTTAACTTCTTCATTCGATCAGCCGACGCGTAGCCAGATAGCATGTTAAATAAGATCGATGCATCTTCACCAAATTGATAATCTGATGTTAAAATCCCCATATCTGTATAAAAATTAGCTGTAACATCATTATAATTCCCTGTACCAAAATGAACGTAACGTCTTAATCCCTCTTTTTCTTTACGAACGATTAATAATATTTTACAGTGTGTTTTTAAGCCAATGACACCATAAATCACATGACAACCTGACTTTTCAAGTTTTCGTGCCCAATGAATATTATTTTCTTCATCAAATCTCGCTTTTAATTCAACTAAAACAGTCACTTGCTTTCCGTTTTCTGCGGCACGTGCTAAAGCTTCAACAATTGGAGAGTTTCCGCTCACACGATATAAGGTTTGTTTAATCGCTAAAACTTTCGGATCATCTGCTGCCTGTTGGACCATTTTTACAATCGGATCAAATGATTGAAAAGGATGGTGTAGCAAGATATCCTTTTCTTTTAAGACATCAAAGATCACTCGCTCCTTTAATTCTGAAATAGAATTTGGAATCTTACGTTTAAATTTTAACTCTTCGTAACCTTCAATACTTGCAAGCTTTGATAAAAAAGTGAGATCGACTGGGCCATGAACACGAAACGTATATTCATCTTCTATTTCTAATTCTTCTTCTAGAATCGTCACCACTTCTCTTGGAGCTTGTGATTCAATTTCAAGACGAATGACTTCTCCCCATTTTCTTTGTTTTAATGATTCTTCAATCGTTTCTAATAAGTCTTCTGCTTCTTCTTCATCCACATGCATCGCCGCATTTTTAGTAATCCGATAACAGCAACTATGTAAAACATCATGACTGCTAAAGAGTTCAGATAACTTTGGTTTAATTAAATCCTCAAGTAAAATATGAACTGATCCTGTTTTTGTAGGAACACGAACGATTCGTGGTAACACAGATGGAACTTGAATGGTTGCAAAAACTTGTTCATAATCTTGTTTACCTATGAGTAACAGTCCAATATTTAACGTCTTATCTAAAATTAACGGAAACGGACGTGCTTGATCAATGACCATTGGAGTTAAAACTGGATAAATCTGCGTTTGATAGTAATAATCCATATAACCTTTGGTTTTTTCATCTAACTGCTCATACTTCACTAGCTCGATGTCATGAGTCTTTAATTCCTCTAGTAATTGATCATATGTCTCATACAGGTCACTAACTAGTGTTCTTGTCTTAAACAACGATTCTTTCATTCGTTGAATCGGCGTACGTCCTGAAATATCTAACGAATTGAGTTCCGCTTGACATAAATCATATAAACCTGCAACTCTAACCATAAAAAACTCATCTAAATTAGAGCTAACAATGGATAAAAACTTGGCACGCTCCAGTAATGGATTCGCATGATTCTTTCCCTGATCTAATACTCGTTGATTAAACTCGATTAAACTTAATTCTCGATTAAAAAAATGACTTGGTTGATCTAACGACTTCATCCTCTATTTCTCCCTATTCTATCTACCTATTTTTAATCATATTATCGACTTCAAATGAATTAATCTTCTGTAATATTTTTATTAACTTTTTGTTAAAACATTCGTCTTTTTTTGATTTCATTAAAATCATATCGGTCTTTTCTAATATTCTATGCTCTTTTGCTATATTATATATATAAGCCTAGATAAATTTTCTAGAGAAAAAGTTCTTAGCGTCATCATGATTTTTTACAAGATAGATTTATTTCTAACACATGTAGAGAAATTTTAAAAAAGATTAGTTTTATTAGGATTTAAAAAATTCATAAACTAAAACTCATATTAACTAATAAAATACAGCTACAAAACGAGTGATTAAGATTAATTTTGAAATCAGAATCAAATAATATCACTCATAATCAAAAGATAAAGGTGTGATTTGATTGAAAAGATTGAGCATTATCGACATAGGTTCAAACTCAATTAAAGTTTTAATTGCAACACTGTATTCGGACCGTTACTACGATATTATTAAAGAGGAAAAAGTCCCTTTTCGTATCAGTCAATTTTTAAGTCCTGATCAAACGTTAACTGAAGAAGGAAGCAAACAATTACTTGATATTTTAAGTTACTTTAAACATTTAAGTGATTATCATCGCGTGGATCAAATTCTAGCCATTGCAACAGAAGCGACTCGTCGTCTCAAAAATGCTACTGAACTCCTGGCTCGTATCCAAAACCAACTTCAAATTTCGGTTGAACTTCTTCCTGGAGAAACCGAGGCGTATTATGGTTACCTCGCAACCCTTCATACCATTGATTTGTCTGATTACCTTCAAATTGATATTGGTGGATCAAGCATGGAAATTGTTTTAGTGAAAAATAAGAAATTAATACATGCTGTCAGTCTTCCACTAGGTGCTATTGCGACGAGTAAACAATTTAATTTATCAGAGGAAATTACTAAAGAAAAAGAAGACACTTTCAATGAATTTATTCAATCTTCTTATCAGCAGATTCCTTGGTTAAAAGAAGCCATTCATCTACCGATTGTTGGGATTGGCGGAACAGTACGAATGATTAGTAAAATCTATCGCCAATCAACTGGCGATACGATTAAACTTCAACATCACTATAAACTATCCAATAAAAATATAAATACCGTCTATGAACTCCTCGCTCCTTTGCCACTTAAAGATCGTTTAACGATTAAAGGGATGTCAAAGGAACGTGCTGATATTGTTTTAGGCTGCCTCATGACTGTTCAATCACTGATGCGATACATTGACTCTAAAGAACTCATCATTAACCGGTACGGAATTCGACAAGGACTATTATTTAAAAATCTTCAACTCCCTGCTCATTCTGTGTTAGACTATTCTATTTGTAACTTACTCATTCATTTTAAGTTAGATGAACATTACAATGATCGACTTAAGCAGTCGACATTAACAATTGCTAATCAACTCGGTATAAACGATCACTCTTCTTTAAGTACTTTAAAAGTAATAAGTAAACTGCATCAAATCGGTCAGGTTATTTCTGCACAAAACATCAATAAACATACGTTTCACTTGTTGATGAATCTTCAAATTAACGGACTTGAACCGAAAGAGCAACTAATGGCTGCTTATTCCATTAAACTTCTTGATCGCTTTAACATAAAAAACGAACATGCTAATCTTTTAACAGACGAAGATTTAATGAAATGTAAACAATATGCACTCATTCTTCAACTAGCAAACGAATTAATTGCACTCATCCATGAATTTGATGAACTTAAAATCAGTTCAGATACAATCAATATCCAACTCTCTCACCCCATTCCTCATCTTTATATCAACAAAATTAATCACTTATCCACTTTATATGAAGAAGTATTTCATCGCCAATTACTCATCAACCAGCTATAATCACGAAGAACTATCTACACTCTAAATCTTTAATGATATTTATTAATGAGAACACGAATCATTCAGTTAGCAAGGTCATCTATTATATATTAAAAAGAGGATTAACGAGGACAATGAAAAAGGAGCTTATTATTTTAAAATAATAAGCTCCTTTTTCAATAACTATAATTCTTTTGAACGTTCAATTGCACGTTGTTTGAAAATTTTCATTT of the Turicibacter sp. TJ11 genome contains:
- a CDS encoding hemolysin family protein, with product MDPEPTSLISQFILIFVLTALNAFFASAEMAIVSVNRNRMKMLADDGNKRATLLVQLLEEPNKFLSTIQVGITLAGFFSSASAATGVSEVVGYYLSQIGVPYAQSVALVVITLLLSYFTLVFGELVPKRIALQKSEQIAMLSVRPIVFVSKLTKPFVKLLSLSTNLLLHLLGINDSDLEEKVSREEIKSLVDAGEEHGVINQIEKEMINSIFDFDDKLAKEVMTPRTEVYMINIEQKLCINELLDEKYSRIPVYEGDIDNIIGVLYLKDFFNEAYKVGFEKVDIRKLLHTPSFVPECKNIDQLFKELQKSKNHLAVLIDEYGGFSGIVTIEDLIEEVMGDINDEYDEDDPAIKKVDNTTYLVNGLITIKELNDKLNLKIDEETDDYDTLGGFLINQIDYIPNESEECMVEVEDVLFKVEGIKDKRIEKVKICFNKLE
- the ppk1 gene encoding polyphosphate kinase 1, producing the protein MKSLDQPSHFFNRELSLIEFNQRVLDQGKNHANPLLERAKFLSIVSSNLDEFFMVRVAGLYDLCQAELNSLDISGRTPIQRMKESLFKTRTLVSDLYETYDQLLEELKTHDIELVKYEQLDEKTKGYMDYYYQTQIYPVLTPMVIDQARPFPLILDKTLNIGLLLIGKQDYEQVFATIQVPSVLPRIVRVPTKTGSVHILLEDLIKPKLSELFSSHDVLHSCCYRITKNAAMHVDEEEAEDLLETIEESLKQRKWGEVIRLEIESQAPREVVTILEEELEIEDEYTFRVHGPVDLTFLSKLASIEGYEELKFKRKIPNSISELKERVIFDVLKEKDILLHHPFQSFDPIVKMVQQAADDPKVLAIKQTLYRVSGNSPIVEALARAAENGKQVTVLVELKARFDEENNIHWARKLEKSGCHVIYGVIGLKTHCKILLIVRKEKEGLRRYVHFGTGNYNDVTANFYTDMGILTSDYQFGEDASILFNMLSGYASADRMKKLTIAPHKLRLKFEMLIDREIKHAKAGKKAHIIAKMNGLYDKQLITKLYEASAAGVKIELIVRGVCCLRPQLKGVSDHITVRSIVGRLLEHSRIYYFYNDGDEEFYISSADWMYRNLSRRVETMGIVEDETIKEKMKQILEIYLSDNTNAYELQSDGSYKLVAPRKPVMNAQLEMWQLMKDDSNKLKICDVLVPISR
- a CDS encoding Ppx/GppA family phosphatase, with amino-acid sequence MKRLSIIDIGSNSIKVLIATLYSDRYYDIIKEEKVPFRISQFLSPDQTLTEEGSKQLLDILSYFKHLSDYHRVDQILAIATEATRRLKNATELLARIQNQLQISVELLPGETEAYYGYLATLHTIDLSDYLQIDIGGSSMEIVLVKNKKLIHAVSLPLGAIATSKQFNLSEEITKEKEDTFNEFIQSSYQQIPWLKEAIHLPIVGIGGTVRMISKIYRQSTGDTIKLQHHYKLSNKNINTVYELLAPLPLKDRLTIKGMSKERADIVLGCLMTVQSLMRYIDSKELIINRYGIRQGLLFKNLQLPAHSVLDYSICNLLIHFKLDEHYNDRLKQSTLTIANQLGINDHSSLSTLKVISKLHQIGQVISAQNINKHTFHLLMNLQINGLEPKEQLMAAYSIKLLDRFNIKNEHANLLTDEDLMKCKQYALILQLANELIALIHEFDELKISSDTINIQLSHPIPHLYINKINHLSTLYEEVFHRQLLINQL